In a genomic window of Malaclemys terrapin pileata isolate rMalTer1 chromosome 17, rMalTer1.hap1, whole genome shotgun sequence:
- the LOC128825039 gene encoding fibrinogen-like protein 1-like protein → MAAWCPRLLLLTGLLALSAPVLTLEIHNLNILKGPTHAIRDFHPKHLKADQGKGSLRHSRASDPQLPEAHVWPKDCSEITWNRVSGIFVIQPTGFHQIVVYCDLNSTSEGWTVLQRNRHDTQITWAESWSTYKYGFGNVQDDYWLGTEYIYRITKQVYQVRFVIHDSSGTMKYADYNLFGLEDESNGYRLRLGSYTGTAGDAMAPNKPSTVHDNIKFSAKDLDQDTYGGNCASSYEGGWWYSACHSVRLNVKGSITWGSFCSGNCQASAILIKPASYC, encoded by the exons atgg CTGCCTGGTGCCCtcgtctcctgctcctcaccGGCCTGCTGGCCCTGTCAGCCCCAGTTCTCACCCTGGAAATACACAACCTGAACATCTTAAAGGGACCCACCCATGCAATCAGGGACTTCCACCCAAAGCACCTGAAGGCAG ATCAGGGGAAAGGGAGCCTGCGGCACAGCCGAGCCAGTGACCCGCAGTTACCAGAGGCCCACG TCTGGCCCAAGGACTGCAGCGAGATAACCTGGAACAGGGTCAGTGGCATCTTTGTCATCCAGCCCACAGGATTCCACCAGATTGTCGTTTACTGTGACTTGAACAGCACCAGCGAGGGCTGGACGGTCCTCCAGCGGAACCGGCACGACACACAGATCACCTGGGctgagtcctggagcacctacaagtacggcttTGGCAACGTGCAGGATGACTACTGGCTGGGGACGGAGTACATCTATCGGATCACCAAGCAGGTCTACCAGGTCAGGTTTGTCATCCACGATTCATCCGGCACCATGAAATACGCAGACTACAACCTCTTCGGTCTGGAAGACGAGTCCAATGGCtacaggctgaggctgggctcTTACACTGGGACTGCAGGGGACGCCATGGCCCCAAACAAACCTAGCACCGTGCATGACAACATAAAGTTCTCTGCTAAAGACCTGGATCAGGACACTTATGGTGGGAACTGTGCGTCTAGCTATGAGGGGGGCTGGTGGTACTCGGCTTGTCATTCTGTTCGACTGAACGTCAAAGGGAGCATCACTTGGGGTAGTTTCTGTAGTGGGAACTGCCAAGCCTCCGCCATCCTCATCAAACCAGCGTCCTACTGTtag